A genomic window from Trueperaceae bacterium includes:
- the aroC gene encoding chorismate synthase — protein sequence MLRYLSAGESHGPVLTALLDGVPAGLELDPREHIDPWLKRRQGGYGRGRRQVIETDLARVVGGLRAGRTTGAPVAIHLENKDWRNWHEIMSPDAGNEPRKRRLTGARPGHADLAGGIKYGHKDLRDVLERASARETASRVAAGAVALRILEEVGIQACARVVALGGIECDGGMDWDALERLDESPIRCFEESAEERIIAAIDQAKKDGDTLGGIVEARFRGVPAGLGSHTQWDRKLDGRLAQAAMSIQSFKGAEVGDGWLGAGKRGSEVHDAIYREGDRYYRRTNRAGGLEGGITNGEELIIRGAAKPIATLMKPLPSVDVETREAVDAARERSDTTAVPAASIVLLAMTALVLADALLEKFGADTMREIRERVAAHQEYVANY from the coding sequence ATGTTGAGATACCTATCCGCGGGCGAGTCGCACGGGCCGGTTCTGACCGCCCTGCTCGACGGCGTTCCGGCCGGGCTCGAGCTCGATCCTCGTGAGCACATCGACCCCTGGCTCAAGCGGCGCCAGGGTGGCTACGGTCGTGGCCGGCGCCAGGTGATCGAAACCGACCTGGCGCGAGTGGTCGGGGGCCTGCGGGCCGGGCGGACTACGGGAGCTCCGGTAGCCATCCACCTCGAGAACAAGGACTGGCGGAACTGGCACGAGATCATGTCCCCGGACGCGGGCAACGAGCCGCGCAAGCGGCGCCTGACGGGCGCCCGGCCGGGCCATGCGGACCTGGCCGGCGGGATCAAGTACGGCCATAAGGACCTTCGCGACGTGCTTGAGAGGGCCTCCGCCCGGGAAACCGCGAGCCGGGTCGCGGCTGGCGCCGTCGCCCTGCGGATCCTCGAAGAGGTAGGCATCCAGGCCTGCGCCAGGGTCGTGGCCCTCGGCGGGATCGAATGCGACGGAGGCATGGATTGGGACGCCCTGGAGCGGCTCGACGAGAGCCCCATCCGCTGCTTCGAGGAGTCGGCAGAGGAGCGGATCATCGCCGCCATCGACCAGGCGAAGAAGGATGGCGACACGCTGGGCGGCATCGTCGAGGCCAGGTTCCGGGGCGTGCCCGCCGGCCTGGGTTCGCACACGCAGTGGGACCGCAAGCTCGACGGCCGGCTTGCTCAGGCGGCCATGAGCATCCAGTCGTTCAAGGGGGCAGAGGTCGGTGACGGCTGGCTCGGGGCGGGCAAGCGCGGGTCCGAGGTGCATGACGCCATCTACCGGGAGGGCGACCGCTACTACCGCAGGACGAACCGAGCCGGTGGGCTGGAAGGTGGAATCACCAACGGCGAGGAGCTGATCATCCGCGGAGCGGCCAAGCCCATAGCGACCCTCATGAAGCCCCTGCCCTCGGTTGACGTGGAGACCCGCGAGGCGGTCGATGCCGCCCGCGAGCGTAGCGACACCACCGCGGTGCCCGCGGCCTCGATAGTCCTGCTGGCGATGACCGCACTAGTACTGGCAGACGCACTGCTCGAGAAGTTCGGAGCGGATACGATGCGTGAGATCAGAGAGCGTGTGGCCGCGCACCAGGAGTACGTCGCCAACTACTAG
- a CDS encoding thioredoxin family protein, with the protein MADTSSTMMPLGTPAPDFTLSDVTSGKQVRRADFESASGLLVIFLSRHCPFVKHVQEKLAEVCNSYLQEGLGVVAICSNDTEKYPGDGPDNMREQAREVGFRFPYLFDESQEVARAYGAACTPDFFLFDDELKLAYRGQFDSSRPSNDIPVTGADLVRAIEAVLAGDPVPAEQVPSMGCNIKWKPGNEPAYAIS; encoded by the coding sequence ATGGCCGATACTTCGTCGACGATGATGCCGCTGGGCACGCCAGCCCCCGACTTCACGCTGAGCGACGTGACCAGCGGGAAGCAGGTGAGGCGCGCCGACTTCGAGAGTGCGAGTGGCCTCCTCGTCATCTTCCTGTCGCGTCACTGCCCGTTCGTGAAACATGTGCAGGAGAAGTTGGCCGAGGTATGCAACTCGTACCTGCAAGAGGGGCTGGGCGTGGTCGCGATCTGCTCGAACGACACGGAGAAGTACCCGGGCGACGGGCCCGACAACATGCGTGAGCAGGCGCGCGAGGTAGGCTTCCGCTTCCCCTACCTCTTCGACGAGTCGCAGGAGGTCGCCAGGGCGTACGGGGCGGCCTGCACTCCCGACTTCTTCCTCTTCGACGACGAGCTGAAGCTCGCCTACCGCGGACAGTTCGACAGCAGCAGGCCCAGCAACGACATCCCGGTGACGGGAGCCGACCTGGTCAGGGCGATAGAAGCGGTGCTGGCTGGCGACCCGGTCCCCGCCGAACAGGTTCCCAGCATGGGATGCAACATCAAGTGGAAGCCGGGCAACGAGCCCGCTTACGCCATCAGCTGA
- a CDS encoding C45 family peptidase — MELDLLELAGDPYRLGYAHGERYRNAIVRYAEERIRLAGSEEWTGSDLSRQEVLALAQECLPAHEEFTPDGVEELQGMADATGLTKAELLIVGGFTDFVDTVYARRTELGATRATADDCTAVLVPGSRAEGGGALFGQTWDMHASSAEHVLLLRGRPHGLPEFLTFTSVGCVGMIGMNEAGLVVGINNLMAGDGATGVMWTFVVRELLKLETVAQAVRLLEGAPLAGGHNYLLLDRSGAGANVEAMGGRRHVTKLEGEPLVHTNHCLRPETQEVERERTPVSLAESGGRLERSLELLGRGTVTPGTLQRLAADEPTICVSPRHSDDIATCGAAIMRPATGEFWAVKGAPSRGSFRRYTVPA, encoded by the coding sequence GTGGAACTGGACCTTTTGGAGCTGGCGGGTGACCCGTATCGACTCGGCTACGCTCACGGCGAGCGCTACCGTAACGCGATCGTCCGTTACGCCGAGGAGCGGATCCGGCTGGCAGGAAGCGAGGAGTGGACGGGTAGCGACCTGAGCCGTCAGGAAGTCCTCGCTCTCGCCCAGGAGTGCCTTCCGGCCCATGAGGAGTTCACTCCCGACGGCGTCGAGGAACTCCAGGGGATGGCCGATGCCACGGGCCTGACCAAGGCGGAACTGCTGATAGTCGGTGGTTTCACCGATTTCGTCGACACCGTATACGCGCGCCGCACCGAGCTCGGAGCGACCCGGGCAACTGCGGACGACTGCACCGCGGTACTGGTTCCGGGCTCCAGAGCAGAGGGTGGCGGAGCTCTCTTCGGACAGACCTGGGACATGCATGCGTCATCAGCCGAGCATGTGCTGTTGCTGAGGGGCCGACCCCACGGGTTGCCGGAGTTCCTCACCTTCACCTCGGTCGGTTGCGTCGGCATGATCGGCATGAACGAAGCCGGCCTGGTGGTGGGCATCAACAACCTGATGGCCGGCGACGGCGCGACAGGGGTGATGTGGACGTTCGTCGTACGCGAACTCCTGAAGCTGGAGACGGTGGCGCAGGCGGTTCGCCTGCTGGAGGGGGCGCCACTGGCGGGGGGCCACAACTACCTTCTGCTGGACCGTTCCGGCGCCGGGGCCAACGTCGAGGCGATGGGCGGCAGGCGTCACGTCACGAAACTCGAAGGGGAACCGCTCGTGCACACCAACCACTGCCTCCGGCCGGAAACGCAGGAGGTGGAACGGGAGCGCACGCCCGTCTCGCTGGCGGAGTCCGGGGGCCGGCTGGAGCGCAGCCTCGAACTACTGGGCAGAGGTACCGTGACGCCCGGAACGCTGCAGCGGCTCGCCGCCGATGAGCCCACTATCTGCGTGAGCCCGCGGCACTCTGACGACATCGCTACTTGCGGAGCAGCGATCATGAGACCCGCCACCGGTGAGTTCTGGGCCGTCAAGGGCGCCCCGTCGCGAGGCAGCTTCCGGCGTTACACGGTCCCCGCCTGA
- a CDS encoding DUF983 domain-containing protein, whose protein sequence is MPVVDRPKRLGLPTVLRSALVGHCPNCVLGSLFRGFLRPRRCCDVCGITFEADSSTWLGTAFLMYLLASVLLIGEGVGLALLFGFFPGFTAVMGVSAVMLILFSYRSARGLWVWCLWKVGYLGECREASGPRVEAAEKHG, encoded by the coding sequence ATGCCGGTGGTAGATCGGCCGAAGCGGTTGGGCCTGCCGACCGTACTGCGCAGCGCGCTCGTGGGCCACTGTCCGAACTGCGTCCTGGGCAGCCTCTTCCGGGGCTTCCTACGACCCAGGCGCTGTTGCGACGTCTGCGGCATCACCTTCGAAGCCGACAGCAGTACCTGGTTGGGAACCGCTTTCCTGATGTACCTGCTCGCCAGCGTGCTGCTGATCGGCGAGGGGGTGGGGCTGGCGTTGTTGTTCGGCTTCTTCCCCGGTTTCACCGCCGTGATGGGTGTGAGCGCGGTGATGCTCATCCTCTTCTCGTACCGTTCCGCCCGCGGTCTCTGGGTCTGGTGCCTTTGGAAAGTCGGTTACCTGGGCGAGTGCCGCGAAGCGAGCGGCCCGAGGGTGGAGGCGGCCGAGAAGCACGGTTGA